The DNA window CCGGCGTTAATATTGTACTACTGCTACGGATCTGTGTCACCGGCCGTATGTGTGATTTGGATATAGATCTGCTCTGCTACTACGTGGCCCTAGAATCTCCTACGTGTGGCATCATGTGCGTGATCACCTGCCGTATCCTCGGCCATTACCTAATCATCTTCCGTCGCTTTCCTTATCgggcatcatcttccggcACTGCCGACCCGCTCACCAATCACAGAGGGGGAAATGTCAGCCGGACCCTACTGAGTCAGCACCCCCCCGATTTCAGTCTCGATCGATCTgttttctcctctttccctACATTATTATCGTTATTGCTTCGCAGTCCTCTAATTCAATTCCACTCCAATCATGGAGTCCCTTCTTCAGCAGTCTCGCTCTATGTGCCCCTTCCTCAAGCGGACCTCGCCCACTGCGCTCCGCACTCTCGCCACGGCTACTCGCCCCAACACCAGCCCCGGTGGCGGAACCATGTCCAACCTCCAGGTCCTGGCTCGCCGCTGCCCGGTGATGAGCAAGGCGCTCGCTGTGCAGAGTTCCCGCATGGGTGGCTCCAAGCGCTTCACCTCGTGCGCGGCCGGAGTCGGTGGCATCAAGCCTTTCTGTCCCGCTGGGAAGAGGGCGCTGCACACGACTGGTGGTCACCCGGCCAGTCTGGCTCCCGGAACCTACGAGAAGAACGAGCGAGGTAGATAATTTTCTGATACAGGTGCTTGCAATCACACTAACCAATCTCTAGCTCGTCCTACTCTGGCCAACACGATTCCCTCGACCTCCGCTGCCACCGAAGCCGCGGTCCGCGGACCAGCTCCTCGTGCGCCGATCAGTCCTCCATTTGATTATAGTGCGTTCTACAACGGCGAAttggagaagaagcacaaggacAAATCGTACCGCTACTTCAACAACATCAACCGGCTCGCCAAGGAGTTTCCTCGGGCCCACACGGCCTCCTCTGAGGAGCGCGTGACGGTCTGGTGCTCGAACGACTATCTGGGCATGGGCCGCAATCCGGAGGTGCTGAAGTCGATGCACCAGACGCTCGATACTTACGGGGCCGGCGCTGGTGGCACGCGCAACATCTCCGGCCACAACAAGCATGCTGTGGCGCTGGAGGATACTCTGGCAAAACTACATGGAAAGGAGGCTGCACTCGTGTTTAGTTCATGCTTCGTGGCTAATGATGCCACACTGGCTACCCTGGGCAGCAAGATGCCCGACTGTGTGATCTTGTCTGATAGCCTGAATCACGCCTCAATGATCCAGGGCATTCGTCACTCCGGCACCAAGAAGATGGTCTTCAAACATAACGACATGGAAGATCTGGAGGCTAAGCTGGCTTCTCTGCCGTCGAACCAGCCCAAGATTATTGCCTTTGAATCTGTGTACAGCATGTGTGGATCTATTGCACCCATTGAGAAGATCTGCGATCTTGCCGAGAAGTACGGTGCCATTACCTTCTTGGATGAAGTGCACGCGGTTGGCATGTACGGTCCACACGGGGCCGGAGTGGCCGAGCATCTTGATTATGACGCCTATGCTTCGCAGGACTCTGCCGCGCCGCAGAGCACCAAGGGCACGGTTCAAGATCGGGTTGATATCATCACT is part of the Penicillium psychrofluorescens genome assembly, chromosome: 4 genome and encodes:
- a CDS encoding uncharacterized protein (ID:PFLUO_006425-T1.cds;~source:funannotate), giving the protein MESLLQQSRSMCPFLKRTSPTALRTLATATRPNTSPGGGTMSNLQVLARRCPVMSKALAVQSSRMGGSKRFTSCAAGVGGIKPFCPAGKRALHTTGGHPASLAPGTYEKNERARPTLANTIPSTSAATEAAVRGPAPRAPISPPFDYSAFYNGELEKKHKDKSYRYFNNINRLAKEFPRAHTASSEERVTVWCSNDYLGMGRNPEVLKSMHQTLDTYGAGAGGTRNISGHNKHAVALEDTLAKLHGKEAALVFSSCFVANDATLATLGSKMPDCVILSDSLNHASMIQGIRHSGTKKMVFKHNDMEDLEAKLASLPSNQPKIIAFESVYSMCGSIAPIEKICDLAEKYGAITFLDEVHAVGMYGPHGAGVAEHLDYDAYASQDSAAPQSTKGTVQDRVDIITGTLGKAYGCVGGYIAGSAAMVDTVRSLAPGFIFTTSLPPATMAGADTAIQYQAANPRDRVLQQLHTRAVKTALKDLDIPVIPNPSHIVPLLVGDAELAKRASDKLLEEHGIYVQAINYPTVPRGEERLRITPTPGHVKPLRDHLVQAVQAVWNDLGIKRTSDWKSLGGFVGVGVEGAEDANRPVWEDKQLGLEPNESLEAAVAREFSAATAQLPPKLKTGTPLGASASPAIASTPAVGVAA